The sequence AGGTAGAATCACCAAGTTGTAAAAGAGCAAAAGAAATTTTTGTTCGAACTTCATCGTTCTTTTCAGTACTCAAAACAGCCCCAAGTTCAGGTAAATATATTTTATTACCTGACTTAACCATTTTATCAATTATCTCTATTTTCTTCTGCTTTGTTCCAAAATTTAATCCTCTTATCTCTACATTATCTTTTGCATAAGAAAGTGAAAATGAAATCATACTAAATACTATTGTTGCAATTTTAATTTTTTTAATCATTTTTCTCTCTTTAATCGTTGTAAAAAAAAGCAGGAAAACCTATATCAACAATTTTTATTTCACCACAATATTCAGGTCCCTGGTTTATATAAAACCCTTTTTTAGAAAAACCAAAACTGACAGTTATGTTGCCTTTAATTGCTGAACCACAAACTTCTCCAGTATCAGGATTTAATCCTGAAGGAATATCTGCACATACAACAAACTTTTTAGATTCATTTATTTTAGAGACCAATTTAGATGTTGGTTCTTTAAGTTCTCCCTTTATACCAGAACCAAAAAGAGCATCAACTAAAATCGGTGCTTCAACCTTGAAATTATGTAATTTTAACTTATCAACTGAATAAGTTATTATATTCATTTTATGCAAAATATTGAAATTTGTAAAGGATAATTGTGTAAAGTTGTCTGGAGTGCCAAGAAAAAAGACTTTAACAGGAACTCCAAAATTGAATAAATACCTTGCCGCAACAAAGCCGTCTCCCCCATTATTGCCTTTCCCTGAAAAAATCCAAACTCTTTTATCTTTGTAATTAGAAAGTTTTTTAAAAACAATTTCTGCAAGAGACCTGCCAGCATTTTCCATTAGAATTTTGCGTGTAATCCCAATCTCTTTTTCTGTTTTTTCTTCTATTTGAACAATCTCTTTTACTGTAAGAACTTTTGTTTTCATATTAAACATTTAATTTTGCGATTAACCCTTTAGCAATTGTATCTACTGGACCTGCTCCAATTGTAAGGATAACGTCTCCTGGTTGAGAAATATCAGCAAGATAATCGACTATCTCGTCAAACGAAGGTAAATATATCGCTTCCTGCCCGTTCAAATTGATTTTGTCAACAAGAACCTGTGAAGTAACAAGTTTTTTTTCAAGCAAAGAATCTCTTACAAAAAATATTTCAGGCACAATAATTTTATCAGCAAGATTAAAAGATTTTGCAAAATCTTTCAATAAAATTCTTGTCCTACTATGTTGATGAGGTTGGAAAACAACAATAAGTCTTGATTTTGGGAACAACTTCCTCATTGATTTTAAAGTGCAGGTAATTTCTGTTGGGTGATGTCCATAATCGTCAATCACAGTTATCCCTTTTATATTAGCAAGTACCTCAGACCTTCTATGAACACCTTTAAAATCTTCGATTCCTGTTTTAATAAGTTCAAAAGGAATACCAAAACAGTCGGCGCATATCATTGAAGCAAGAGAATTTAAAATATTGTGGTGTCCGTGTGTTTTAGATTTTATGGTACCTATCTTTTTCTTTTTATAGCAGTAATCAAACTGTGTAAAATCTTCAAACACTTTTATATTTTCTGCGCGGTAATCTCCAGACAAAATACCGTAAGAGATAGTTGATTTATCCTTTAATTTATTGGCAACATTAGTTGTGTGTTTATCATCAGAACAGTAGATAATCTTTCCACCAGCTTTGAGGTTACCAAAAAAACGCTTGAAAGCTCTTTTTATTTCTGTAATATTTTTATAATAGTCGAGATGGTCTTTTTCAATATTTGTTACAATTGCAATCTCAGGTGAATAGTTTAAGAATGACCTTCTATATTCACAGGCTTCAACTATAAGAAAATCGCTCGCCCCAACACCTGAGTTGTTACCTGAGTTTAGCATTTGCCCACCAATAAGAAATGATGGACAAGCGCCAGCTGACTGTAATATAGATACAACCATAGAGGCAGTTGTAGTTTTACCGTGGGTACCTGCAACAGCAACACCTCTTTTGGTTTTCATAAGCAACCCAACTGCTTCAGGGTAACTTAGCATAGGAATACCATACTCAAGAGCTTTTATATATTCAGGATTATCAGGAGCAACAGCGTGAGAATATATAAATATATTTATATCTTTAGTTATATTTTTTTTTGTTTGAGTTAAATGTATTTTTGCACCCTTAGCTTTCAACTCATCTAAAACAGTAGAGTATGTTTTATCAGAACCTACGACTTCTTTATTTATATTTAACAACATTCTTCCAAGACCGCTCATTCCTGTACCACCAATACCAGTCATATATATTTTCTTGGAAGACTCAAGTAGATTATTTTTCATTTTTTACCAATCCAAGTATTAAGTTTGTATTTTTTTCTTCAAAATCAACGATAGAAAAATTTTTCATATTTTTCTGTATTTCGCTTCTGTTTTTAAGAAAATTATCAAAGAAATGAGGAAACTCTTTCAAATTTTTCTCATTCTGTTTTATAACTGCACATCCTCCTCTTTCTTCAAAATAGGAAGCGTTAAATGCTTGGTGTGCACCTGCATAAGGGTAAGGAACTATGACAGCAGGAATTTTCCAAGCATTAATCTCAGTAAGAGTTCCAGCTCCAGCTCTGCAAATAACTACGTCAGCACAACTGTATAGTTGTGCCATATCAAAGTAGAATTTAAATACTTTAGCTGAGATTCTATTTTTATCGTACAATCTTTGCAATTTTTCAGGAGTTCCACCTGTTAGATGTAAAAACTGTAAATCTAAACCTTTTAAGTAAGACACGTTTTCGGTAATAAGTCTATTTAAAAAATCTGCACCTTGGCTTCCTCCAAAAACAAGAATAGTTAAACGTTTGGAAGAGAACCCAAAATCTTTAAGAATCTTGCTTTTATCAAAATTTTCAGTAAAATCTTTAATAAGAGGAAAACCTGTATGAAAAGTGTTCCTAATAGGGTAACCCTCAAAAACTGGAAAAGTTATAGCTATCTTATCAGCAAAATATTTTGATAGTTTGGTTACTTTGCCCATTTTATAGTTTTGCTCATGGACAAAAATCTTTATACCGAGTACCTTTGAAGCAAGTAAATAAGGTACTGTGGTATAACTACCAGTAATAACTATAGCCTTAAATCTTTTATGAACTAAATGTAAGAAAGCTCTAAAAAAAACATAAATAAATTTTAATGGGGAGAAAATATCTTTACAAGATAACCTTGCATAAGGTATAGTAACAAAACTAAACTCTTTCTTTTTAAGCCATTTTTGTATATAATTTTTATGTGGTACAAAAAAAGAGATATCTACATTGTTTTTATTTCGTAATTGCTCCCCTATTGCAAGACCGGGAAAAAAGTGACCCCCAGTAGAGCCAGTAACAATGGCAATTTTTATTTTATCTGTTTTGTCCATTAGTATATTATAACAGAAATTTAAAAATTTTTCTTATTTTTTTAAAGTATTATAATAAAAGGTTAAAAAGTGATTATTATTAAGGTATTATGATAAACATAAAAAGGGAAA comes from bacterium and encodes:
- a CDS encoding UDP-N-acetylglucosamine--N-acetylmuramyl-(pentapeptide) pyrophosphoryl-undecaprenol N-acetylglucosamine transferase, producing MDKTDKIKIAIVTGSTGGHFFPGLAIGEQLRNKNNVDISFFVPHKNYIQKWLKKKEFSFVTIPYARLSCKDIFSPLKFIYVFFRAFLHLVHKRFKAIVITGSYTTVPYLLASKVLGIKIFVHEQNYKMGKVTKLSKYFADKIAITFPVFEGYPIRNTFHTGFPLIKDFTENFDKSKILKDFGFSSKRLTILVFGGSQGADFLNRLITENVSYLKGLDLQFLHLTGGTPEKLQRLYDKNRISAKVFKFYFDMAQLYSCADVVICRAGAGTLTEINAWKIPAVIVPYPYAGAHQAFNASYFEERGGCAVIKQNEKNLKEFPHFFDNFLKNRSEIQKNMKNFSIVDFEEKNTNLILGLVKNEK
- a CDS encoding NAD(P)H-hydrate epimerase, which produces MFNMKTKVLTVKEIVQIEEKTEKEIGITRKILMENAGRSLAEIVFKKLSNYKDKRVWIFSGKGNNGGDGFVAARYLFNFGVPVKVFFLGTPDNFTQLSFTNFNILHKMNIITYSVDKLKLHNFKVEAPILVDALFGSGIKGELKEPTSKLVSKINESKKFVVCADIPSGLNPDTGEVCGSAIKGNITVSFGFSKKGFYINQGPEYCGEIKIVDIGFPAFFYND
- the murC gene encoding UDP-N-acetylmuramate--L-alanine ligase — its product is MKNNLLESSKKIYMTGIGGTGMSGLGRMLLNINKEVVGSDKTYSTVLDELKAKGAKIHLTQTKKNITKDINIFIYSHAVAPDNPEYIKALEYGIPMLSYPEAVGLLMKTKRGVAVAGTHGKTTTASMVVSILQSAGACPSFLIGGQMLNSGNNSGVGASDFLIVEACEYRRSFLNYSPEIAIVTNIEKDHLDYYKNITEIKRAFKRFFGNLKAGGKIIYCSDDKHTTNVANKLKDKSTISYGILSGDYRAENIKVFEDFTQFDYCYKKKKIGTIKSKTHGHHNILNSLASMICADCFGIPFELIKTGIEDFKGVHRRSEVLANIKGITVIDDYGHHPTEITCTLKSMRKLFPKSRLIVVFQPHQHSRTRILLKDFAKSFNLADKIIVPEIFFVRDSLLEKKLVTSQVLVDKINLNGQEAIYLPSFDEIVDYLADISQPGDVILTIGAGPVDTIAKGLIAKLNV